The candidate division KSB1 bacterium genome contains a region encoding:
- a CDS encoding D-aminoacylase, with protein MFRFRRFIPSCLLLLLLPLLLIPACSPKIEYDLIIRNGTIYDGSGAAPLTGDVAINADTIAAIGKLNNAAGKQEIDAKGMAVAPGFINMLSWATTSLIEDGRSQSDIRQGVTLEVFGEGWSEGPLNEKMKQEIIENQGDIKYEVTWTTLGEYLDHLTNVGISTNIASFVGATTVRIHELGYENRPPTPEELERMKALVRQAMEEGALGVGSSLIYAPAFYARTDELIELCKVAAEYGGMYISHIRSEGNRLLESVDELITIAREANIPAEIYHLKAAGRSNWGKIDEVIAKVESARAQGLRITADMYTYTAGATGLDASMPPWVQEGGYKEWVRRLQDPAIRKRVIKEMTAPTDDWENLFLHAGPENILLIGFKSDSLKPLTGKSLADVAKLRGSTPPETAIDLVIQDGSRVEAVYFLMSEENVKKQIALPWVSFDSDAPSQAPEGVFLKSSTHPRAYGNFARLLGKYVRDEKVISLEEAIRKLTSLPATNLGIARRGALQAGYFADVVIFDPAKIQDHATFENPQQYATGVIHVFVNGTQVLKDGEHTGAMPGRVVRGKGVTRTARLARSQQR; from the coding sequence ATGTTTCGATTTCGCCGCTTTATTCCATCGTGCTTGCTGCTACTGCTTCTGCCGCTGCTTCTCATCCCAGCCTGCTCCCCCAAAATCGAATACGATCTCATTATCCGCAACGGCACGATCTACGACGGCAGCGGCGCCGCGCCCCTCACCGGCGATGTCGCGATCAACGCCGATACGATTGCCGCAATTGGCAAGTTGAACAACGCAGCCGGCAAACAGGAGATCGACGCCAAAGGCATGGCGGTCGCGCCCGGCTTCATCAACATGCTGAGTTGGGCTACTACGAGTCTCATCGAAGATGGCCGCTCACAAAGCGATATTCGCCAGGGCGTGACGCTCGAAGTTTTTGGCGAGGGCTGGTCCGAAGGCCCTTTGAATGAAAAGATGAAGCAAGAGATCATCGAGAATCAGGGCGATATCAAATATGAGGTGACTTGGACGACGCTCGGCGAGTATCTCGATCATTTAACCAACGTTGGTATTTCCACCAATATCGCCTCTTTTGTCGGCGCGACGACGGTACGCATACATGAGCTTGGTTACGAGAATCGCCCGCCGACTCCCGAAGAGTTGGAAAGAATGAAAGCGCTGGTGCGGCAGGCGATGGAAGAAGGCGCGCTCGGCGTTGGCTCCTCGCTCATTTACGCGCCGGCATTTTATGCCAGAACCGACGAGCTAATCGAGCTGTGCAAAGTCGCGGCAGAATACGGCGGCATGTACATTTCGCATATCCGCAGCGAAGGCAATCGCCTGCTCGAATCGGTTGATGAACTGATCACCATCGCGCGTGAGGCCAACATTCCCGCCGAAATTTATCATCTCAAAGCCGCGGGCCGATCCAATTGGGGGAAGATAGATGAAGTCATTGCCAAAGTTGAATCCGCCCGCGCGCAGGGTCTGCGCATAACAGCCGATATGTACACGTACACCGCCGGCGCCACCGGACTCGACGCCTCGATGCCGCCGTGGGTGCAGGAAGGCGGCTATAAAGAATGGGTGAGACGTTTGCAGGACCCCGCGATTCGCAAGCGTGTGATCAAGGAAATGACCGCGCCAACCGACGATTGGGAAAATCTTTTTTTGCACGCGGGGCCGGAAAATATTTTGCTGATCGGATTCAAATCTGATTCGCTGAAGCCGCTCACTGGAAAATCTCTTGCAGACGTTGCGAAATTGCGTGGCTCGACGCCGCCAGAAACGGCGATTGATTTGGTGATTCAAGACGGCAGCAGGGTGGAGGCGGTTTATTTTCTGATGTCCGAAGAAAATGTGAAGAAGCAAATCGCGCTGCCGTGGGTGAGCTTTGATTCGGACGCGCCCTCGCAAGCGCCGGAAGGTGTGTTTCTCAAATCCAGCACGCACCCGCGCGCGTATGGAAATTTCGCCCGCCTGCTCGGCAAATATGTGCGTGATGAAAAAGTCATTTCGCTCGAAGAAGCGATTCGCAAATTGACATCGCTGCCGGCGACGAATCTCGGCATCGCTCGCCGCGGCGCTTTGCAAGCCGGCTATTTTGCCGACGTGGTGATTTTTGATCCAGCGAAAATTCAGGATCATGCCACGTTTGAAAACCCGCAGCAATATGCCACCGGCGTGATTCACGTTTTCGTCAACGGCACACAAGTTTTGAAGGACGGCGAGCATACTGGCGCGATGCCTGGAAGGGTGGTGCGAGGCAAAGGCGTAACCCGGACGGCCCGTCTGGCAAGGAGCCAACAAAGATAA
- a CDS encoding Uma2 family endonuclease, with product MSTVAEQLAAREEESLMTELMAPPKPTPPTKLTLEQANKLAGGRPFELIQGRMVFKMPDNPHAESHALLGAELVNYFKANPIGRVRIESTVRLWPDNPHEGRVPDIAVVLNQNIRAGERYDTRAPDLAIEIISRDDAWSELFDKADLYFEKGSRVVWFVDPYRKGVLVVTPDGQLWVKDTLTCPELLPGFAVNVQDIFVWPTAPTKAGK from the coding sequence ATGTCAACTGTTGCTGAACAATTGGCTGCTCGTGAAGAAGAGAGCTTGATGACAGAGCTCATGGCGCCACCGAAGCCAACGCCGCCAACTAAATTAACTTTGGAACAGGCCAACAAACTGGCAGGAGGACGGCCTTTTGAGCTCATTCAGGGAAGGATGGTTTTTAAAATGCCGGACAACCCGCACGCAGAATCGCATGCGTTACTTGGCGCGGAATTGGTCAACTATTTCAAAGCCAATCCGATCGGTCGAGTCCGCATTGAATCTACTGTTCGTCTTTGGCCGGATAACCCGCACGAGGGACGCGTGCCTGACATTGCCGTCGTTCTTAATCAGAATATCCGTGCAGGGGAACGATACGACACTCGTGCGCCAGACTTGGCAATCGAAATTATCTCACGCGACGACGCCTGGAGCGAGCTTTTTGACAAGGCGGATTTGTATTTTGAGAAGGGCAGCCGCGTGGTTTGGTTTGTCGATCCTTATCGCAAGGGGGTGTTGGTCGTTACGCCTGATGGCCAGCTTTGGGTGAAAGACACGCTGACCTGCCCCGAGCTCCTGCCAGGGTTTGCGGTCAACGTGCAGGATATTTTTGTATGGCCGACGGCCCCCACAAAGGCTGGCAAATGA
- a CDS encoding M55 family metallopeptidase, whose translation MKITLFRTIFFIAVFVLAISGNSQSKLKLYISADMEGVVGVVTNDQLGPDGFEYQRAREFMTAEVNAAIEAAFAAGATEILVGDSHGNGQNLLIDKLPKNVQVVRSWPRPLMMVQGIDETFDGVIFLGYHTSTTNPEGVRAHTISSATLADVRLNGISMPEAGINAAIAGHFNVPVIMISGDDAIVKEATALLGNIEGATVKWAYSFHSAKTMTPEAAYDLIREKVKTAVGRIKDFKPYKLKTPIQLEVRFKNYRPSEILSYLPIVQRADAHSIKFTGKDMIEVSKFLEFVVTYSPALAP comes from the coding sequence ATGAAAATTACCCTGTTCCGAACAATATTTTTTATTGCCGTATTTGTCCTCGCCATTTCTGGAAATTCCCAATCCAAACTCAAACTCTATATCTCCGCCGACATGGAAGGCGTCGTCGGGGTCGTGACGAATGATCAGCTTGGCCCGGACGGATTTGAGTATCAGCGCGCCCGTGAGTTCATGACTGCCGAGGTGAATGCTGCCATCGAAGCGGCGTTCGCTGCAGGTGCGACCGAAATTCTCGTCGGCGATTCGCATGGTAATGGGCAGAATTTGCTCATCGACAAGCTGCCGAAGAACGTGCAAGTCGTGCGTTCTTGGCCGCGTCCGCTGATGATGGTGCAAGGCATCGATGAAACTTTCGATGGCGTCATTTTTCTTGGCTACCACACGAGCACGACGAATCCCGAAGGCGTGCGCGCGCATACGATTTCCAGCGCCACGCTTGCCGATGTGCGGTTGAACGGCATTTCCATGCCGGAAGCCGGCATCAACGCGGCGATTGCCGGCCATTTCAACGTGCCGGTGATCATGATCTCCGGCGACGACGCGATTGTGAAAGAAGCCACGGCGTTGTTGGGCAACATCGAAGGCGCAACGGTGAAATGGGCGTACAGTTTTCATTCAGCAAAAACGATGACGCCCGAGGCGGCGTATGATCTGATTCGCGAGAAAGTTAAAACGGCGGTTGGGAGAATCAAAGATTTCAAGCCCTACAAACTGAAGACCCCGATTCAGTTGGAAGTGCGTTTCAAGAATTATCGCCCTTCGGAAATTCTGAGTTATCTGCCCATCGTTCAGCGCGCTGATGCGCACAGCATCAAGTTCACCGGCAAAGACATGATCGAGGTGTCGAAATTTTTGGAGTTCGTTGTGACGTATAGCCCGGCGCTGGCGCCGTGA
- a CDS encoding DEAD/DEAH box helicase, which produces MRSKNIPAECINSEQETAANRAILERAKKGQLKVLYIAPERQEDQAWLEAVRRINLAMVVIDEAHCISVWEHDFRPAFRRIINLVRLLTKNFPGK; this is translated from the coding sequence TTGCGTTCCAAAAACATCCCTGCCGAGTGCATTAACAGCGAGCAGGAGACGGCGGCGAATCGCGCCATTCTCGAGCGTGCGAAAAAGGGACAACTCAAAGTGCTTTATATCGCGCCGGAGCGGCAGGAAGATCAGGCGTGGCTCGAGGCGGTGCGCCGAATCAACCTCGCGATGGTGGTGATCGACGAGGCGCATTGCATTTCGGTTTGGGAGCACGATTTCCGCCCCGCCTTTCGCCGCATCATCAACCTCGTGCGCTTGCTGACAAAAAACTTTCCTGGAAAATGA
- a CDS encoding DUF5678 domain-containing protein: MAAEEKMQAFRLNQANFEKHLDELLAKHLNQYVAIWQEKVVDHDDDKIKLARRVCSTIGYLPIYIQKVTKEPIAFCVPVAKLENENEPREW, encoded by the coding sequence ATGGCTGCTGAAGAAAAAATGCAAGCATTTCGCCTTAATCAAGCCAACTTTGAAAAGCATCTTGATGAATTGCTTGCCAAACATCTGAACCAGTATGTGGCAATCTGGCAGGAAAAAGTAGTTGATCATGACGATGATAAAATAAAACTTGCGCGTCGAGTTTGCTCTACCATCGGTTATTTGCCCATCTATATTCAGAAAGTAACCAAGGAACCGATTGCTTTCTGCGTCCCTGTTGCCAAACTGGAGAATGAAAATGAGCCGCGAGAATGGTGA
- a CDS encoding penicillin acylase family protein: protein MTIIDALDLTPAREVLAIGFNNLENKIFQDNRVSIRRDEHGGPHVEASDEAGLYYGMGYCHAMDRGMQMLLMRILGQGRGSEFLEASDEMLAIDTFFRRMNWAGGTAPEVDKLTPEAKKFSRAYCDGANACFAKKIPWEFKLLGYHPEPWKIEDIILLARMVGYLTLAQSQAEIERLFVEMVQAGISREKLDELFPEILGGLDIELLKNVKLAERIVPAGVKWNHIVPTMMASNNWVISGKKTASGKPILANDPHLETNRLPNVWYELVLKTENRYAMGATMPGLPGILIGKNPDVAWGATYTFMDAIDFWVEHCKDGKFLQNENQWVEFRRRMEIIKRKKKPPVEITFYENEHGVLDGNPFEEGYYLTTRWAPSTFGAASLNSVFKMWYAASVEEGMNLLGRLESAFNWVLADRHGNIGYQMSGLMPKRRPGISGFVPLPGWKKENDWQGFVDYKDLPRCLNPEAGFFVTANNDLNKWGIARPINICMGPYRANRIAQLLSEGEKLTVEDCQRIHYDVYSLQAERFMQILKPLLPETPQGKILREWDYRYNPESEGAFVFEQFYLALLQEVFGKNGFGKDVANFLAKETGFFVDFFDNVDHVLLSEESAWFGGEHRDDLFRRVAADALKVAPTPWGAVNRIKLTHLILGEKLPRAAGFDRGPLPLRGGRATPHQGQIYKSAGRVTSFTPSFRLVTDLATDEVHTNLAGGPSDRRFSKWYCSDLENWLHGKYKTLRPQIKRDS from the coding sequence ATGACTATTATTGACGCACTCGATTTGACGCCAGCACGGGAGGTTTTAGCCATCGGATTCAACAATTTGGAAAATAAAATTTTTCAAGATAATCGTGTCTCCATCCGGCGCGATGAGCACGGCGGTCCACACGTCGAAGCGAGCGACGAAGCTGGCCTGTATTACGGCATGGGCTATTGCCATGCGATGGATCGCGGCATGCAAATGTTGCTCATGCGCATTCTCGGCCAGGGCCGCGGCTCGGAATTTTTGGAAGCCAGCGACGAGATGCTCGCCATCGACACGTTCTTCCGGCGCATGAATTGGGCGGGAGGGACGGCGCCGGAGGTTGACAAGCTCACGCCGGAGGCTAAAAAATTTTCCCGCGCTTATTGCGACGGCGCCAATGCCTGTTTTGCCAAAAAAATTCCGTGGGAATTTAAGCTGCTCGGTTATCACCCCGAGCCGTGGAAGATTGAAGACATCATTTTGCTCGCCAGGATGGTCGGCTATCTGACGCTGGCGCAATCACAAGCCGAAATCGAACGGCTGTTTGTCGAAATGGTACAAGCCGGCATCAGCCGCGAGAAACTCGACGAGCTTTTTCCGGAAATTCTTGGCGGCCTCGATATTGAATTGCTCAAAAATGTCAAGCTCGCCGAACGCATCGTCCCTGCCGGCGTGAAGTGGAATCATATCGTTCCCACCATGATGGCTTCCAACAATTGGGTCATTTCCGGAAAGAAGACGGCTTCCGGCAAACCAATTCTCGCCAACGATCCGCATCTCGAAACCAACCGTTTGCCCAACGTTTGGTATGAGCTGGTTCTTAAAACTGAAAATCGTTACGCCATGGGTGCGACGATGCCGGGCTTGCCGGGGATTTTGATTGGAAAAAATCCCGACGTTGCCTGGGGGGCGACGTACACGTTCATGGATGCGATCGACTTCTGGGTCGAACATTGCAAAGACGGCAAGTTTTTGCAGAATGAAAATCAATGGGTGGAATTTCGCCGGCGCATGGAAATTATCAAACGAAAGAAGAAGCCACCCGTTGAAATCACCTTTTATGAGAACGAGCACGGCGTTTTGGACGGCAATCCCTTCGAAGAAGGTTATTATTTGACGACGCGCTGGGCGCCCTCGACTTTTGGTGCAGCTTCGCTCAACTCCGTTTTCAAAATGTGGTATGCAGCCTCGGTTGAAGAAGGCATGAATCTTCTTGGCCGGCTGGAGAGCGCATTCAACTGGGTGCTGGCAGACCGGCACGGCAACATCGGCTATCAGATGTCTGGGTTGATGCCGAAACGGCGGCCCGGTATTTCCGGCTTTGTGCCGCTGCCGGGCTGGAAAAAAGAAAATGACTGGCAGGGTTTTGTTGATTACAAAGATTTGCCGCGTTGCCTGAATCCCGAAGCCGGATTTTTCGTGACGGCGAATAATGATCTCAACAAATGGGGTATTGCCAGGCCGATCAATATTTGCATGGGACCCTATCGCGCCAATCGCATCGCGCAACTGTTGTCGGAAGGGGAAAAATTAACGGTTGAAGATTGTCAAAGAATTCATTACGACGTCTACTCACTGCAAGCCGAGCGTTTCATGCAAATTCTCAAACCGCTGTTGCCGGAGACGCCGCAAGGGAAAATTTTGCGCGAGTGGGATTATCGTTACAATCCCGAATCCGAAGGCGCTTTTGTTTTTGAGCAATTCTATTTGGCGCTGTTGCAAGAGGTTTTCGGCAAAAACGGTTTCGGAAAAGACGTGGCGAATTTTCTCGCCAAAGAAACCGGCTTCTTTGTCGATTTTTTTGATAACGTCGATCACGTCCTGCTTTCGGAAGAATCGGCCTGGTTTGGCGGCGAACATCGCGATGATCTCTTTCGGCGCGTCGCGGCAGACGCTCTCAAAGTTGCGCCCACGCCGTGGGGCGCCGTGAACCGGATCAAATTGACGCATCTGATTTTGGGTGAAAAGCTGCCCCGCGCTGCGGGGTTTGATCGCGGCCCGCTTCCGCTACGCGGCGGACGCGCCACGCCGCATCAGGGTCAAATTTACAAAAGCGCGGGCCGCGTTACCAGTTTCACGCCGTCGTTTCGGCTGGTGACGGATTTGGCAACGGATGAAGTTCACACCAACCTTGCCGGTGGGCCGTCGGATCGGCGCTTCTCGAAGTGGTATTGCTCCGATTTGGAGAATTGGCTGCATGGGAAGTACAAAACCTTGAGGCCTCAAATAAAACGGGATTCGTAA
- a CDS encoding glycoside hydrolase family 1 protein: MIIAIFFLLLLLFLAAPILTWRWKYPELRWDWQKIDTTAVHFPAGFLWGVATSAHQVEGGCDNNNWSEWEKSQDVNGKPRIKNGQKAGIACDHWNRYQEDIALMQKLGVKAYRFSVEWSKIEPHEGHFDLAAMRHYHDVCDALLAAGIKPVVTLHHFTHPIWFERRGAFEHKENIPLVVRFCEFVFQELQDKVHLWCTINEPEVYATQGYFRGEFPPGKKDPQLTGIVLKNLLEAHTQVYHALKKMPGGDQAQIGLVKNIFQLDPYRRWYWLDWALSRQLNHVFNDCILQFFKTGHFKFKIFRMAEVRHFNAGAQRAMDFIGLNYYSHLHVKLLWNPPEFFALAHRPDEIMTDMIYPIYPEGLYRAIKTVASLNLPIYITENGIADAKDDRRDLFIRRYLFALSEAIKDGCNVRGYFYWSLMDNFEWTEGYDMKFGLYEVDFQNQGRKLRKGAEYFVKVNNQLTPVP; this comes from the coding sequence GTGATCATTGCAATCTTTTTTTTACTGTTGTTGTTATTTCTTGCTGCCCCCATTCTCACGTGGCGATGGAAGTATCCTGAGCTGCGCTGGGATTGGCAGAAGATCGATACCACCGCTGTCCATTTCCCTGCCGGCTTTCTGTGGGGCGTTGCCACCTCTGCCCATCAGGTTGAAGGCGGTTGCGACAACAACAATTGGAGTGAATGGGAGAAGTCACAGGATGTAAACGGAAAACCGAGAATCAAGAATGGCCAGAAGGCCGGTATTGCCTGCGATCATTGGAATCGTTACCAAGAAGATATCGCGCTCATGCAAAAGCTCGGTGTGAAGGCGTATCGCTTTTCGGTGGAATGGAGCAAGATCGAGCCGCACGAAGGTCATTTTGATTTGGCGGCAATGCGGCATTATCACGACGTTTGTGACGCACTGCTTGCCGCCGGAATCAAGCCGGTGGTCACGTTGCATCATTTCACGCACCCAATCTGGTTTGAGCGCCGCGGCGCTTTTGAGCATAAAGAAAATATTCCATTGGTGGTGCGATTTTGTGAATTTGTTTTTCAAGAACTGCAAGACAAAGTGCATCTTTGGTGTACGATCAACGAGCCGGAGGTTTATGCCACGCAAGGATATTTTCGCGGCGAGTTTCCGCCCGGAAAAAAAGATCCGCAATTGACCGGAATTGTTTTGAAAAATTTACTCGAAGCTCACACGCAAGTTTATCACGCCCTCAAAAAAATGCCGGGCGGCGACCAGGCGCAAATTGGTTTGGTTAAAAATATTTTTCAGCTCGATCCTTATCGTCGTTGGTATTGGCTAGATTGGGCGCTGAGCCGGCAGCTCAATCATGTTTTTAATGATTGCATTCTCCAATTTTTTAAAACCGGCCATTTCAAGTTCAAGATTTTCCGAATGGCTGAGGTGCGCCATTTCAACGCCGGTGCGCAGCGCGCCATGGATTTTATCGGCTTGAACTACTACTCGCATCTGCACGTTAAATTGCTTTGGAATCCGCCGGAATTTTTTGCCCTGGCGCATCGCCCGGATGAGATCATGACGGACATGATTTATCCGATTTATCCCGAAGGCCTCTATCGCGCGATCAAAACTGTGGCGTCACTGAATCTGCCGATTTATATTACTGAAAACGGCATTGCCGACGCGAAGGATGATCGCCGCGATCTTTTCATTCGGCGCTATCTCTTTGCACTGTCTGAAGCAATCAAAGACGGGTGCAATGTGCGCGGGTATTTTTATTGGTCGCTGATGGATAATTTCGAATGGACCGAAGGGTATGATATGAAGTTCGGGTTGTATGAAGTGGATTTCCAAAATCAGGGGCGGAAACTTCGGAAAGGCGCGGAATATTTTGTCAAGGTTAACAACCAACTGACTCCAGTTCCCTGA